GAAGGTCGTGCGGGTCGTGTTCGCGCTGAACGAGCGCAGCGACCGGGCCCGCCGCGAGGCCGCCTGGGACGCGGCCGGGGAGCGGGTCGCCGAACTGCTGCGGCGGCACGCGTCGGTGGCCTTCGCGACCATCGGGGACCCCAATGTGTACTCGACGTTCACCTACCTCGCGCAGACCGTCGCCGAGCTCGTGCCGGGGACCGTCGTGGAGACCGTGCCCGGGATCACCGCCATGCAGGACCTCGCCGCCCGGTCGGGGGCCGTGCTGACCGAGGGCACCGAACCGCTCACGCTCGTGCCCGTCACCGCCGGAGCGGCCGTACTCAAGGACGCCCTGGCCGGGCCCGGGACCGTGGTCGCCTACAAGTTCGGGCGGCAGGCGCACGAGGTCGCCGAGGCGCTGCGGGAGACCGGGCGGCTCGCCGACGCCGTGTGGGGCTCGGCGCTGGGGCTCCCGGAGGAGTCCGTGCGCCCGGCCGCCGACCTCGACGAGACGCCCCTGCCCTATCTGTCGACGCTCATCGCGCCCGCCCGGCGCGAGGGCGGACGGGGCGGAAAGCTCTGACGCGGCCCGTCCGCCCTCGCCCCGCCCCCCTTCACCCCTTGTACGAGAGGACCCATCCCATGGCCGACGCCCCCGCCGGCAAAGTGACCTTCGTCGGCGCCGGCCCCGGCGCCGCCGACTTGCTGACCTTCCGCGCCGCGCGCGCCATCGCCGAGGCCGACGTCGTGATCTGGGCGGCCAGCCTGGTCCAGGAGGAGGTCCTCGAACACGCCCGCGAGGACGCGGAGATCCTCGACTCGGCGACCATGTCCCTGGAGGACGTCGTGGCCGTGTACGAGCGGGCCCGTGCCGAGGGGCTGAAGGTCGCCCGTATCCACTCCGGCGACCCGGCTCTGTGGGGAGGCACGCAGGAGCAGGTCGACCGCTGTGCCGGGATCGGCATCGCGACCGAGATCGTGCCCGGGGTGTCCTCCTTCTCGGCCGTCGCGGCGCTCGCCCAGCGCGAGCTGACCATCCCGGAGGTGGCGCAGTCGGTCGTGCTGACCCGGCTCGGCGGCGGCAAGACGCCCATGCCGCCCGGCGAGGAGGTCCGGGAGTTCGCCAAGCACGGCACCACCATGGCGGTGTTCCTCTCCGCCGCCCGCAGCGGGCAGCTCGTGCGGGAGCTGCTGGAGGGCGGCTACCCGACGACGACCCCGGTCGTGGTGGCGTACCAGGCGACCTGGCCGGAGGAGCTGGTCGTGAAGTGCACGATCGGCACGCTGGAGGAGACGGTCAAGGAGCACAAGCTCTGGAAGCACACCCTGTTCCTGGTCGGCCCGGCGCTCGACGCGCACGGCACGCGCTCGCACCTGTACCACCCGGGTCACTTCCACGGGTACCGCAAGGCCGACCCGGAGGCCCGGCGGGCGCTGCGCGAGCGGGGGGCGAGTACGTGATCACGGTGGTCGGCACGGGGACGGGGGCGGCGCCTTCCGACGCCGTCCTCGCCGGTGCCGGGCTGGTGGTGGGCGGGCGGCGGCATCTCGACGCCGTGCGGCTGCCGGAGACGGCGGAGCGGGTCGTGCTCGGGCCTCTCGGGCCGGCTCTCGACACCATCGGCGCGTACGTCGAGAAGGACCGTCCCGTCGTGGTGCTGGCCTCCGGCGACCCCGGGTTCTTCGGGATCGTGCGGGTGCTGGCGGAGCGGTTCGGGCCGGAGCGGCTGGATGTGCGGCCCGGGGTGTCGTCGGTCGCCGCCGCGTTCGCGCGGATCGGGCTGCCGTGGGACGACGCCGTGGTGGTGAGCGCCCACGGGCGGGAACTGCGCACGGCCGTCAACGTGTGCCGGGCGCAGCCGAAGACGGCCGTGCTGACCGGTCCGGGCGCGGGCCCGGCGGAGCTGGGTGCCGCGCTGCGGGACGCGGCACGGGTGCTGGTCGTCGCGTCCGGGCTCGGCTCGGACGCGGAGCGGGTGGAGCGGGTGACGCCCGCCGAGGCTGCCGCCCGGGACTGGGGCACGGCGGTGAACGTGGTGCTGTGCCTGGACCAGGCGCGGGCGCTCGGCCCGGTGCGGACGGTCGCGGGGCCCGGGGAGCGGCCCTCCGGCTGGGCCCTGGAGGAGACGGAGTTCGCCCACCGGGACTCGATGATCACCAAGTTCGAGGTGCGGGCACTGGCCCTCGCGCGGCTGGGGCCGCGGCCGGGCGACCTGGTGTGGGACGTGGGCGCCGGCTCGGGGTCCGTGGCCGTGGAGTGCGCGCGGCTCGGTGCGGCCGTGACCGCCGTGGAGAAGAGCACGGACGGGGTCGAGCGGGTCCGCGCCAACGCCGCCGCGCACGGCGTGGACGTACGCGTGGTGCACGGTGCGGCACCGGACGCGCTGACGGAACTCGCCGAGATCCCGGACGCCGTGTTCGTGGGGGGCGGCGGGCGCGAACTGCCCGCGATCGTCGCCGCGTGCGCGCGGCGTGCCCGGCGCACGGTGGTCGTCGCCATGGCGGCGCTCGACCGGGTGCCTGCCGCGCGCGAGGCCCTGACGAGCGCCGGTCTGATCTGCGACGGCGTGCTCCTGCAGTCGTCGCGGCTCGCGCCGCTGCCCGGGGACGTGACCCGGCTCGCGGCGACCAACCCCGTTTTCCTGCTGTGGGGCGTCCGGCCCCCGGCAGCTGTCGAAGAAGGAGACGCCCAGTGATCGGCCTCATTTCCGCCACCGCGGCGGGAGCGGCTGCCCGGGACCGGCTGGCCGCCGCGTGGCCGGACCGCACCCGGGTGTACGAGGGTCCCGTCGGGGACGCCGTACGGACCGCGTTCGCGCAGTGCGAGCAGCTCGTGTGCTTCCTGGCGACGGGCGCGGTGGTGCGGCTGGTGGCACCGCTGCTGTCCGGGAAGACCGAGGACCCGGGCGTGGTGTGCGTCGACGAGGGCGGGCGGTTCGCCGTGTCCCTGCTGGGCGGGCACGCGGGCGGCGGCAACGAACTGGCCCGCGAGGTGGGGGACCTGCTGGGTGTCGAGCCGGTGGTGACGACGGCCACGGACGCCGTGGACCTGGCCGGTCTGGACACCCTCGGCCTGCCCGTGGAGGGCGATGTCGCCGGGGTGTCGCGGGCGCTGCTGGACGGCGAGGCGGTGGCGCTGCGGGCCGAGGTGGCCTGGCCGCTGCCGCCGCTGCCGGTGACGGACGAGGGGGCGTACACGATCCGGCTCACCGACCGGCTCGTGGCGGCGGCCGAGCGCGAGGCCGTGCTGCGTCCGCCGACCCTGGTCATCGGGGTCGGGGCGTCCAGGGGCGCGCCCGTGGAGGAGGTCCTCGGGCTGGTCGAGGAGGCCCTGCGGGAGGCCGGGCTGTCGGTGGCGTCCGTCGCCGAACTCGCCACCGTCGACGCCAAGGCCGAGGAGGCCGGCATCGTCGAGGCCGCGCGGCGGCTCGGGGTGCCGCTGGTGACGTACTCCGCGGAGGAGCTGGCCGCGGTCGACGTGCCCAATCCTTCCGACGCGCCGCTCGCGGCCGTCGGGACCCCGTCCGTTGCGGAGGCCGCCGCGCTCGTCGGCGGGGGCGAACTCCTCGTCCCCAAGCGGAAGTCGGCCGCGAGCCCGGCGATGGCGACCTGTGCGGTCGTCCGGCGGCCGGGGCGCGGGCGGCTCGCGGTCGTCGGGCTCGGGCCCGGCGCGCGGGACCTGCTGACGCCGCGCGCGAAGGCCGAACTGCGGCGCGCCTCCGTGCTCGTGGGGCTCGACCAGTACGTCGACCAGATCCGTGATCTGCTGCGGCCCGGCACCCGGATCCTGGAGTCGGGGCTCGGCGCCGAGGAGGAGCGGGCGCGCACGGCGGTCGAGGAGGCCCGCAAGGGGCAGGCCGTCGCCTTGATCGGCAGCGGCGACGCGGGTGTCTACGCCATGGCCTCCCCCGCGCTGGCGGAGGCCTCCAACGACATCGACGTGGTCGGGGTGCCCGGGGTGACGGCGGCGCTCGCGGCCGGTGCGATCCTGGGCGCCCCGCTGGGCCACGACCACGTGTCGATCAGCCTGTCCGACCTGCACACGCCGTGGGAGGTCATCGAGCGGCGGGTCCGGGCCGCGGCCGAGGCGGACATCGTGGTCACCTTCTACAACCCCCGTTCGCGCGGCCGTGACTGGCAGCTGCCCAAGGCGCTGGGCATCCTCGCCGAGCACCGCACACCGCGGACGCCGGTCGGTGTCGTGCGCAACGCCTCGCGGCCGGACGAGTCCAGCCGGCTCACCACCCTGGGCTCCCTCGACCCGGCGACGGTCGACATGATGACGGTCGTGACCGTGGGCAACACGGCGACCCGGGACATCGCGGGGCGCATGGTGACGCCGCGCGGCTACCGCTGGCAGGCAGCGCAGGAGGGGGCCGAGTGAACCGCGTCGTCCATCCGATCGAGGTGGAGTCCTACCGGCGTCTGCGGGCCCGGCTGGACACCTCGCACTTCCCGCCGCTGACCCGGGCGGTCGTGGAGCGGGTCATCCACTCCGCCGCCGACCTCGACTACGCCACCGACCTCGTCCTGGACGAGGCCGCCCTGGAGAAGGCGCACGCGGCGCTGCACGCGGGGGCGCCCGTGGTCGTGGACGTGGAGATGGTCGGCGCCGGGATCACCCGCCGCGAGACCGTCTGCCGTCTGAAGGACGCCGAGTCCGGTCCTGGTCTGACCCGGTCGGCGCACGCCATACGGCTCGCTCACGAGCAGGTCGGGCCCGGCGCCCTCTGGGTGATCGGCAACGCGCCGACCGCGCTGGAGGAGCTGCTGACACTCGACGCCGACCCCGCGCTCGTCATCGGACTGCCCGTCGGCTTCGTCGGAGCCGTCGAATCGAAGGCCGCGCTGCGCGAGAGCGGGCTGCCCGCCGTGAGCAACGTGTCCGAGAAGGGCGGGTCGGCGGTCGCCGCCGCCGCGCTCAACGCCCTGCTGTACCACCCCACTTCCGCCGAGGAGAAACTGTGACCACCCCGCCCGCCCTGCTCATCGCCGGCCACGGCACCCGGGACGACGCCGGAGCCGAGGCGTTCCGCGACTTCATCCGGCAGCTGGGGGCCCGGCACCCCGAACTGCCCGTCGCGGGCGGCTTCATCGAGCTGTCCCCGCCGCCGCTGGGCGAGGCCGTCACCGAGCTGGTCGAGCAGGGTGTGCGGCGTTTCGCCGCCGTCCCGCTGATGCTGGTGTCCGCCGGGCACGCCAAGGGCGACATCCCGGCGGCCCTGGCACGCGAGAAGGAGCGGCACCCGGGCATCGCGTACACGTACGGGCGTCCGCTCGGCCCGCACCCGGCGCTGCTGAACGTGCTGGAGCGGCGCCTGGACGAGGCCCTGGGGTCGGCGGGCCGCACGCCCGGCGACCGGGCCGACGTGACGGTGCTGCTGGTCGGGCGCGGCTCCACGGACCCGGACGCCAACGCCGAGGTGCACAAGGCGGCCCGGCTGCTGTGGGAGGGGCGTGGGTACGCGGGCGTCGAGACGGCGTTCGTGTCGCTGGCGGCGCCGGACGTGCCGAGCGGGCTGGACCGCTGTGTGCGGCTGGGCGCGCGCCGGATCGTGGTCCTGCCCTACTTCCTGTTCACGGGCATCCTGCCGGACCGGGTGCGGCACCAGACGGAGGGCTGGGCCGCCGCGCACCCGGAGGTCGAGGTGCTGTCGGCCGACGTCATCGGGCCGGAGCCGGAGCTGCTCGACCTGGTGTGGGAGCGCTACGAGGAGGCCGTCAAGGGCGATCTGCGGATGAACTGCGACTCGTGCGTGTACCGCATCGCGCTGCCGGGCTTCGAGGACAAGGTGGGCATGCCGCAGCAGCCGCATTTCCATCCGGACGACGACGACCACCACCACGGGCACCACCACGGCGCTCACTCTCATGCGCACTGAGAGCGGGCACGATCTGCGTCACCACGGGGACGCGGAGGTCCGGGACGACGGCGGTTCGCTCGTCGACCTGGCCGTGAACGTCCGCGCGGACACGCCGCCGGTGTGGCTGCGGGAGCACATCGCCGCGTCGCTCGGCGGACTCGCGGCCTACCCCGACGGCCGGGCGGCGCGGGCGGCGGTGGCCGCGCGGCACGGGCTGCCGGTGGAGCGGGTACTGCTGACGGCGGGCGCGGCGGAGGCGTTCGTGCTGCTGGCGCGGGCGCTGAAGGTACGCCGGCCGGTCGTCGTGCATCCCCAGTTCACGGAGCCGGAGGCGGCGCTGCGGGACGCGGGGCACGACGTCGGCCGGGTGCTGCTGCGGGAGGAGGACGGTTTCCGGCTGGACCCGGCGGCCGTTCCCGAGGACGCGGACTTTGTGGTGATCGGCAACCCGACGAACCCGACGTCGGTGCTGCACTCGGCGGACGCGATCGCCTCACTCGCCCGGCCCGGGCGGGTGCTGGTGGTGGACGAGGCGTTCATGGACGCGGTGCCGGGCGAGAGCGAGGCCCTGGCCGGCCGCGTCGACGTGCCGGGCCTCGTGGTGCTGCGCAGTCTGACCAAGACGTGGGGGCTTGCCGGGCTGCGGATCGGCTATGTGCTCGCGGCGCCGGAGACGATCGAGGATCTCCAGCGGGCGCAGCCGCTGTGGCCGGTGTCGACTCCGGCGCTGGCCGCGGCCGAGGCGTGCGTGGGGCCGCGGGCGGTGGCGGAAGCGGCCCACGCGGCGGACCGCATCGCCGCGGACCGCGCTCATCTGCTGGCCGGGCTCGCCCGTTTCGCCCCGGCCGGGCTGCGGGTGGCCGGACCCGCGCAGGGCCCGTTCGTCCTGCTCCGCCTGCCGGGGGCGTCCGCCGTCCGCCGGCGCCTGCGCGACCTCGGCTACGCCGTGCGCCGCGGGGACACCTTCCCCGGGCTGGACGAGCAGTGGCTCCGGCTGGCGGTCCGGGACCGCAGGACGACCGACGGGTTTCTGCACGCCCTGGAGCAGGCGCTGCGGCAATGAGTCGTGCGTGTGCACCGGCACACGGGGCCTTGCAGCACCGAGCCCCGGGCTGACCAGCCCCGCATGCGACGGGCCCATGGGGCCGTCTGCTCAGGCCCGGCCGCGCGACGGCCGGCCTGAGGGCGCGTCGGCGTGCAGCCCGCCGACGAAGCACAGGGACCCGGGTTTTCGCGGGTCCTGGAGCAC
The Streptomyces tuirus genome window above contains:
- the cobI gene encoding precorrin-2 C(20)-methyltransferase; translated protein: MSSKLVGVGVGPGDPELVTVKGVNALREAEVVVVPVMDSGERGRAEATVLHYVPEEKVVRVVFALNERSDRARREAAWDAAGERVAELLRRHASVAFATIGDPNVYSTFTYLAQTVAELVPGTVVETVPGITAMQDLAARSGAVLTEGTEPLTLVPVTAGAAVLKDALAGPGTVVAYKFGRQAHEVAEALRETGRLADAVWGSALGLPEESVRPAADLDETPLPYLSTLIAPARREGGRGGKL
- the cbiE gene encoding precorrin-6y C5,15-methyltransferase (decarboxylating) subunit CbiE — encoded protein: MITVVGTGTGAAPSDAVLAGAGLVVGGRRHLDAVRLPETAERVVLGPLGPALDTIGAYVEKDRPVVVLASGDPGFFGIVRVLAERFGPERLDVRPGVSSVAAAFARIGLPWDDAVVVSAHGRELRTAVNVCRAQPKTAVLTGPGAGPAELGAALRDAARVLVVASGLGSDAERVERVTPAEAAARDWGTAVNVVLCLDQARALGPVRTVAGPGERPSGWALEETEFAHRDSMITKFEVRALALARLGPRPGDLVWDVGAGSGSVAVECARLGAAVTAVEKSTDGVERVRANAAAHGVDVRVVHGAAPDALTELAEIPDAVFVGGGGRELPAIVAACARRARRTVVVAMAALDRVPAAREALTSAGLICDGVLLQSSRLAPLPGDVTRLAATNPVFLLWGVRPPAAVEEGDAQ
- a CDS encoding sirohydrochlorin chelatase, translating into MTTPPALLIAGHGTRDDAGAEAFRDFIRQLGARHPELPVAGGFIELSPPPLGEAVTELVEQGVRRFAAVPLMLVSAGHAKGDIPAALAREKERHPGIAYTYGRPLGPHPALLNVLERRLDEALGSAGRTPGDRADVTVLLVGRGSTDPDANAEVHKAARLLWEGRGYAGVETAFVSLAAPDVPSGLDRCVRLGARRIVVLPYFLFTGILPDRVRHQTEGWAAAHPEVEVLSADVIGPEPELLDLVWERYEEAVKGDLRMNCDSCVYRIALPGFEDKVGMPQQPHFHPDDDDHHHGHHHGAHSHAH
- a CDS encoding precorrin-8X methylmutase, yielding MNRVVHPIEVESYRRLRARLDTSHFPPLTRAVVERVIHSAADLDYATDLVLDEAALEKAHAALHAGAPVVVDVEMVGAGITRRETVCRLKDAESGPGLTRSAHAIRLAHEQVGPGALWVIGNAPTALEELLTLDADPALVIGLPVGFVGAVESKAALRESGLPAVSNVSEKGGSAVAAAALNALLYHPTSAEEKL
- the cobM gene encoding precorrin-4 C(11)-methyltransferase, producing the protein MADAPAGKVTFVGAGPGAADLLTFRAARAIAEADVVIWAASLVQEEVLEHAREDAEILDSATMSLEDVVAVYERARAEGLKVARIHSGDPALWGGTQEQVDRCAGIGIATEIVPGVSSFSAVAALAQRELTIPEVAQSVVLTRLGGGKTPMPPGEEVREFAKHGTTMAVFLSAARSGQLVRELLEGGYPTTTPVVVAYQATWPEELVVKCTIGTLEETVKEHKLWKHTLFLVGPALDAHGTRSHLYHPGHFHGYRKADPEARRALRERGAST
- the cobC gene encoding Rv2231c family pyridoxal phosphate-dependent protein CobC, which produces MRTESGHDLRHHGDAEVRDDGGSLVDLAVNVRADTPPVWLREHIAASLGGLAAYPDGRAARAAVAARHGLPVERVLLTAGAAEAFVLLARALKVRRPVVVHPQFTEPEAALRDAGHDVGRVLLREEDGFRLDPAAVPEDADFVVIGNPTNPTSVLHSADAIASLARPGRVLVVDEAFMDAVPGESEALAGRVDVPGLVVLRSLTKTWGLAGLRIGYVLAAPETIEDLQRAQPLWPVSTPALAAAEACVGPRAVAEAAHAADRIAADRAHLLAGLARFAPAGLRVAGPAQGPFVLLRLPGASAVRRRLRDLGYAVRRGDTFPGLDEQWLRLAVRDRRTTDGFLHALEQALRQ
- the cobJ gene encoding precorrin-3B C(17)-methyltransferase; this encodes MIGLISATAAGAAARDRLAAAWPDRTRVYEGPVGDAVRTAFAQCEQLVCFLATGAVVRLVAPLLSGKTEDPGVVCVDEGGRFAVSLLGGHAGGGNELAREVGDLLGVEPVVTTATDAVDLAGLDTLGLPVEGDVAGVSRALLDGEAVALRAEVAWPLPPLPVTDEGAYTIRLTDRLVAAAEREAVLRPPTLVIGVGASRGAPVEEVLGLVEEALREAGLSVASVAELATVDAKAEEAGIVEAARRLGVPLVTYSAEELAAVDVPNPSDAPLAAVGTPSVAEAAALVGGGELLVPKRKSAASPAMATCAVVRRPGRGRLAVVGLGPGARDLLTPRAKAELRRASVLVGLDQYVDQIRDLLRPGTRILESGLGAEEERARTAVEEARKGQAVALIGSGDAGVYAMASPALAEASNDIDVVGVPGVTAALAAGAILGAPLGHDHVSISLSDLHTPWEVIERRVRAAAEADIVVTFYNPRSRGRDWQLPKALGILAEHRTPRTPVGVVRNASRPDESSRLTTLGSLDPATVDMMTVVTVGNTATRDIAGRMVTPRGYRWQAAQEGAE